Proteins encoded together in one Sphingomonas radiodurans window:
- a CDS encoding sugar transferase, producing the protein MRTLPSLQTISHRRPRLTRFVDVSLALVVLLMLAPLMLGIALAVRVIDRQSPIYGHRRYGRGGRTFLCYKFRSMAVDADARLTRLLAADPAARAEWQRDHKLRRDPRVTSIGRFLRKSSLDELPQLFNILRGEMSLVGPRPIVAAEVRRYGRRFADYCSVRPGITGIWQISGRNDTGYRRRVAMDSMMARQMSLKLYGRVLAGTAVSVLRGNGAY; encoded by the coding sequence ATGCGTACCCTGCCATCCCTCCAAACCATATCGCACCGCCGACCGCGCCTGACGCGGTTCGTCGATGTCAGCCTGGCGCTAGTGGTGCTGTTGATGTTGGCACCGCTGATGCTGGGCATCGCGTTGGCGGTCCGCGTGATTGACCGGCAGTCACCCATCTACGGCCATCGTCGCTATGGGCGCGGTGGGCGGACGTTCCTGTGCTACAAATTCCGCTCGATGGCGGTCGATGCGGATGCCAGGCTTACTCGCCTGCTCGCCGCAGACCCTGCGGCGCGTGCCGAGTGGCAGCGCGATCACAAGTTACGCCGCGACCCGCGCGTGACGTCGATCGGACGGTTCCTGCGCAAGTCCAGCCTCGACGAGCTGCCGCAGCTGTTCAACATCCTGCGCGGCGAGATGAGCCTCGTCGGGCCACGACCGATCGTGGCGGCCGAAGTGCGCCGCTATGGTCGTCGCTTCGCGGATTATTGCTCGGTGCGGCCGGGGATCACCGGGATCTGGCAGATCAGCGGCCGCAACGACACCGGCTATCGTCGCCGTGTCGCGATGGACAGCATGATGGCGCGGCAGATGTCGCTGAAGCTATATGGCCGCGTGCTCGCCGGCACGGCGGTCAGCGTGCTGCGCGGGAATGGCGCTTACTGA
- a CDS encoding polysaccharide biosynthesis/export family protein gives MAVHPKGKPVRARRSLLARALILASTLSIAGCAGMPMAGGAAPAVVAGQDLPTYAYALSGGDRVRVVVFGDATLGGEFLIDGSGFVALPLIGQVDVRGLTAEQLQTRIVTRLADGYVKDPRVAVEVLTTRPFYILGEVNKPGQYPFANGLTVLGAVAQAGGFTYRAKTREVLIKRSGQELERAYQVTASTMVAPGDTIRIKERWF, from the coding sequence ATGGCGGTCCATCCGAAGGGGAAACCCGTGCGCGCGCGCCGGTCATTATTGGCACGCGCGCTGATCCTGGCATCGACGCTGTCGATCGCTGGTTGTGCCGGCATGCCGATGGCCGGCGGCGCGGCGCCGGCGGTGGTCGCCGGACAAGATCTGCCGACCTACGCCTATGCGCTGTCCGGCGGCGATCGCGTCCGCGTCGTCGTGTTCGGTGACGCCACGCTGGGCGGGGAGTTCCTGATCGACGGGTCGGGTTTCGTCGCGCTGCCGCTGATCGGCCAGGTCGACGTCCGCGGGCTGACCGCGGAGCAATTGCAGACCCGCATCGTCACGCGACTGGCCGATGGATACGTCAAGGATCCGCGTGTCGCGGTCGAGGTGCTGACCACCCGCCCGTTCTACATCTTGGGTGAGGTCAACAAGCCCGGCCAATATCCGTTTGCCAACGGGCTGACGGTGCTCGGCGCGGTCGCCCAGGCGGGCGGCTTCACCTATCGCGCGAAGACTCGCGAAGTGCTGATCAAGCGTTCCGGCCAGGAGCTCGAGCGCGCCTACCAGGTCACGGCCTCCACGATGGTCGCCCCCGGTGACACGATCCGGATCAAGGAGCGCTGGTTTTGA
- a CDS encoding outer membrane beta-barrel protein: MIASVSPARLLVTASALLLAAPAAAQLLQDVPTVVVPPEPPITTQRSVFARDAQVAVADRMLPAFSAEGVTVGAFDVYPGISIGGLYTSNVLANNARRRSDTALVVRPEVTVRTSAGPYQVTAFARGDFRQYVYHSSESTEEGLAGVQGSVAVGTLSRVTAGVSYGSLINPRFSADSPVDAAKPLEYTVLNAFAGGTIEQASTRVIVRADLSTVRFRDAPRVGGGTLFTRDRDRTRLGGLLRLERSISPALSVYGAATANRVDFRLPTLGTISRDSTGYGVYVGTSFEATRLVRGDIRVGYIRQTFNNGAFRPIQGLGALGTVTVFPNPLWTLTARVESTIEDSGVPGTGGVLRRGASLRADHELRRYLIATLEGGYNRDNYRGLTRRDDLPFAGARVTYLSRGHWNAQLGYRYLSRSCNCAPNVANFDDHRLMATLTLQK, translated from the coding sequence TTGATCGCATCCGTGTCCCCGGCGCGGCTGCTCGTCACCGCGTCCGCACTCCTGCTCGCGGCTCCGGCTGCGGCGCAGCTCCTGCAGGACGTGCCCACCGTCGTCGTCCCGCCCGAGCCGCCGATCACCACGCAGCGCTCGGTCTTCGCGCGTGACGCGCAGGTCGCGGTAGCCGATCGCATGCTCCCCGCCTTCTCGGCCGAGGGCGTCACGGTCGGCGCGTTCGATGTCTATCCCGGGATATCGATTGGCGGGCTTTATACGTCGAACGTGCTGGCCAATAACGCGCGCCGGCGATCGGATACTGCTTTGGTCGTTCGGCCGGAAGTAACCGTGCGGACCAGCGCCGGGCCATACCAAGTGACGGCCTTCGCGCGCGGCGACTTCCGGCAATATGTCTATCACTCGAGCGAGAGCACCGAGGAAGGCCTCGCGGGCGTGCAGGGCAGCGTGGCTGTGGGCACGCTGAGCAGAGTCACCGCGGGGGTGAGTTACGGATCGCTGATCAACCCGCGCTTTTCGGCCGATTCGCCGGTGGATGCCGCCAAGCCGCTGGAATATACTGTGCTGAACGCCTTCGCCGGCGGCACGATCGAACAGGCCAGCACGCGCGTGATCGTGCGCGCCGACCTTTCAACGGTTCGTTTTCGCGATGCGCCGCGGGTCGGCGGCGGCACGCTGTTCACGCGTGATCGCGATCGCACGCGTCTGGGCGGGCTCCTCCGGCTCGAACGCTCGATCAGCCCCGCGCTGTCGGTCTACGGCGCCGCGACGGCCAATCGGGTCGATTTTCGCCTGCCGACGCTCGGCACCATCTCGCGCGATTCGACCGGCTATGGCGTGTACGTCGGGACCAGCTTCGAGGCGACGAGGCTGGTGCGCGGCGACATACGCGTCGGCTATATCCGCCAGACTTTCAACAATGGCGCCTTCCGGCCGATCCAAGGCCTGGGCGCGCTCGGCACGGTCACGGTCTTCCCCAATCCCCTGTGGACGCTCACCGCGCGCGTCGAAAGCACGATCGAGGACAGCGGCGTGCCCGGCACGGGTGGCGTATTGCGTCGTGGCGCATCGCTTCGCGCCGATCACGAATTGCGCCGCTACCTCATCGCAACCCTCGAAGGTGGCTATAACCGCGACAATTATCGCGGCCTGACGCGCCGCGATGATCTGCCGTTCGCGGGCGCGAGAGTAACCTATCTGTCGCGCGGCCATTGGAACGCGCAGCTCGGCTATCGCTACCTGTCACGCAGTTGCAACTGCGCGCCGAACGTCGCCAACTTCGACGATCATCGCCTCATGGCGACGCTGACCCTCCAGAAATGA
- a CDS encoding GumC family protein, whose protein sequence is MASVPARYDPVRQLALAGDRPAPPPPPSSGLFDLIATYRRHLLLFSLVAGSIMLATLAYTLLQTPRYTATATLVIAPRAATIGNDRTSALSDPAADSSVDTQVELLKSPMLAELVVDRLALTDPARFENFIRAPAIQDRFFTREAAPALSVTARRAAAVDRLVQGLAVNRTAQTFALTVAFEHHDRALAADIVNTYARSFVAQSQSVKREGSDAAEALLRGQLASARNEVGAADTALGQYKVNNNLMSVQGGTIAEQQLSSLDGQVALARAGEAEAAARLQTARRQLARGSRGDDLGEALGSPVIQQLRSQRAIASAQVADLSGKFGEKYPALAAARRQVADIDEQIQGEITRTVANLEAQQEVASRRVGSLAGSAGGARDQVVRNNVASIALGGLQLRSDTAHQNYAQLLNRVNEISAQAATTQSDARVAGFAALPMQPSSPNTPINLLVGALLAVAAGLGAVFLRQGTDHGIRTLEDVEGRLQLPYLAGLPTLGSAVRHVGGSDPISALVDHSESAYTEGYRNLAASILEAAGSGKVRTIALTSALPNEGKTTASIGLARIVAMSGVSVVLVDADMRRPSIANALGLRPAVGLQQVLDGEATLDEALVQDVDTSLMILPMLRAGVAGTHALGNGSFDRLIGDLKARYDIVIFDASPVLPVVDGRLVAKKMDSTVLLVRWRKTPDAAVEMAVHLLQSLGVKMTGVALSRVDLNALARSGYGDPAQFMGSYAGYYSN, encoded by the coding sequence ATGGCCAGCGTACCTGCGCGCTACGACCCCGTCCGCCAGCTCGCGCTGGCCGGCGACCGCCCGGCACCCCCGCCGCCGCCATCGTCGGGATTGTTCGATCTTATCGCGACGTACCGCCGGCATTTGCTGCTCTTCTCGCTGGTCGCGGGCAGCATCATGCTGGCGACGCTCGCGTACACGCTGCTGCAGACGCCACGCTACACCGCCACGGCGACGCTGGTGATCGCACCGCGCGCCGCGACGATCGGCAACGATCGCACCAGCGCGCTGAGCGATCCTGCCGCGGATTCGAGCGTCGACACGCAAGTCGAGCTGCTGAAGAGCCCGATGCTGGCCGAACTCGTCGTCGATCGGCTGGCGCTGACCGATCCCGCGCGTTTCGAGAACTTCATTCGCGCGCCAGCGATCCAGGACCGGTTCTTCACGCGCGAAGCGGCGCCGGCACTGTCAGTCACCGCGCGACGCGCAGCTGCAGTCGACCGGCTCGTGCAGGGGCTCGCGGTCAATCGCACCGCGCAGACCTTCGCGCTCACCGTGGCGTTCGAGCATCATGATCGCGCGCTCGCCGCCGACATCGTCAACACTTACGCGCGCAGCTTCGTCGCCCAATCGCAGTCGGTGAAGCGCGAGGGGAGCGACGCTGCCGAAGCATTGCTGCGTGGCCAGCTCGCGAGCGCACGCAACGAAGTCGGCGCCGCCGACACTGCGCTTGGGCAGTACAAGGTCAACAACAACCTCATGAGCGTCCAGGGCGGGACGATCGCCGAGCAGCAATTGTCGTCGCTCGACGGTCAGGTGGCACTTGCCCGCGCCGGCGAGGCAGAAGCCGCCGCCCGGCTGCAGACCGCCCGCCGGCAGCTCGCGCGGGGCTCGCGCGGCGACGATCTGGGGGAAGCGCTCGGCTCGCCGGTGATCCAGCAGCTGCGCAGCCAGCGTGCGATCGCCAGCGCACAGGTCGCCGACCTCAGCGGCAAGTTCGGCGAAAAATACCCGGCGCTTGCTGCCGCGCGGCGCCAGGTCGCGGACATCGACGAACAGATCCAGGGCGAGATCACCCGCACCGTCGCCAATCTCGAAGCGCAGCAGGAAGTGGCGTCGCGCCGCGTCGGCTCGCTGGCCGGCAGTGCCGGTGGCGCACGCGATCAGGTAGTGCGCAACAACGTCGCGTCGATCGCGCTCGGCGGGCTTCAGCTGCGGTCGGACACCGCGCATCAGAATTACGCGCAACTGCTCAACCGCGTGAACGAGATCAGCGCCCAGGCAGCCACGACTCAGTCGGACGCGCGCGTCGCGGGCTTTGCCGCGCTGCCGATGCAGCCGTCTTCGCCGAACACGCCGATCAACCTGCTTGTCGGCGCCTTGCTCGCGGTTGCGGCAGGGCTCGGCGCGGTCTTCCTGCGGCAGGGGACCGATCACGGCATCCGCACGCTGGAGGATGTCGAGGGCCGTTTGCAGCTGCCGTATCTCGCGGGCTTGCCGACACTCGGATCCGCGGTGCGCCACGTCGGCGGCAGCGATCCGATCAGCGCGCTCGTCGACCATAGCGAATCGGCCTATACCGAGGGCTATCGCAACCTCGCCGCCTCGATCCTCGAGGCCGCCGGATCGGGCAAGGTCCGCACCATCGCGTTGACCTCGGCGCTGCCCAACGAAGGCAAGACCACGGCCTCGATCGGGCTGGCGCGGATCGTGGCGATGAGTGGCGTCAGCGTCGTGCTGGTCGATGCCGACATGCGCCGCCCGAGCATCGCCAACGCACTCGGGCTGCGGCCCGCGGTCGGCCTGCAGCAGGTGCTTGATGGTGAGGCGACGCTCGACGAGGCGCTGGTACAGGACGTCGATACGTCGCTTATGATCCTGCCGATGCTGCGCGCCGGCGTCGCGGGGACGCACGCGCTGGGCAACGGCAGTTTCGATCGACTGATCGGCGATCTCAAGGCACGCTACGACATCGTCATCTTCGATGCCTCCCCCGTGCTGCCGGTGGTCGACGGCCGGTTGGTCGCGAAGAAGATGGATTCGACGGTGCTGCTGGTCCGTTGGCGGAAGACCCCCGATGCGGCGGTCGAGATGGCCGTCCACCTGCTCCAGTCGCTGGGCGTGAAGATGACGGGGGTGGCGCTCAGCCGGGTCGATCTGAACGCGCTGGCACGGTCGGGCTACGGCGATCCAGCGCAGTTCATGGGCTCTTACGCGGGCTATTATTCGAATTGA
- a CDS encoding Crp/Fnr family transcriptional regulator, protein MLSTELLLYRLRHLADLSSTEISLILSMGEQPKPHAPGTTICPHDDGSPHARLIVSGWACRPRILPDGRRQVLGLLIPGDLMGDRGERRPLALNPVVALTPVRTISVARLMMAVRDKPEHYPGILRALATIDRAEESWLLDHVVRLGVQSARQRMSHLLLELHQRLAAIGFVHNGSFPLPLTQDMLGELLGLSLVHVNRTAAQLRREGLATIRGGIVEVHDFAMLAMLADRADPTCTGAAA, encoded by the coding sequence ATGCTCAGTACCGAACTGCTCCTCTATCGCTTGCGCCACCTCGCCGATCTGTCGTCGACGGAGATCTCGCTGATCCTGTCGATGGGCGAACAGCCCAAGCCGCACGCGCCGGGCACCACGATCTGTCCGCACGACGACGGCAGCCCGCATGCGCGGTTGATCGTCTCGGGCTGGGCCTGCCGCCCCCGCATCCTGCCCGACGGGCGGCGGCAAGTGCTCGGGCTGCTGATCCCCGGCGACCTGATGGGCGATCGCGGCGAACGGCGCCCGCTGGCGCTCAACCCGGTCGTCGCGCTGACGCCGGTGCGCACGATCTCGGTCGCGCGACTGATGATGGCGGTGCGCGACAAGCCGGAACATTATCCCGGCATTCTCCGCGCGCTGGCGACGATCGATCGCGCCGAGGAAAGCTGGCTGCTCGACCATGTCGTGCGCCTCGGCGTGCAGAGCGCGCGCCAACGGATGAGCCACCTGCTGCTCGAATTGCACCAGCGGCTCGCTGCGATCGGCTTCGTCCACAACGGCTCGTTTCCGCTGCCATTGACGCAGGACATGCTCGGCGAGCTGCTCGGGCTCAGCCTGGTCCACGTCAACCGCACCGCTGCGCAGCTCCGCCGCGAGGGGCTCGCCACGATTCGCGGCGGGATCGTCGAGGTGCATGATTTCGCGATGCTCGCGATGCTCGCGGACCGCGCCGATCCGACGTGCACCGGCGCCGCCGCCTAA
- a CDS encoding ferritin-like domain-containing protein, which translates to MTRLNEPVSVMPFNGPMQINNLYARRRFLGLSASLVSGALLSGCGGGGGGGSAAAEGGITVVPGAVAEAPPPVVATPAPVAAHPLNLALNLAYLGAAFYGHAAQGAGLTADLTAGIGQAGIATGARSALLSDPAIAEVAAELATDKSAQVAALRNQIGAQAAAQPAMDLSAQPGGAFSVAAQRAGIVPAGSSFDPYANDNQFLLGAFLIEDMVAATYRGLLMAGGEDASALVTESLADAIYHGGLVRTLLEDRARSDTALAATLGKATSFAMPDGSTADAQANILDSEGRVIPFTREAPQVLDMLYLAGSAGGGFLPAGANGV; encoded by the coding sequence GTGACGCGGCTTAACGAACCTGTAAGCGTGATGCCGTTCAACGGCCCAATGCAGATCAACAACCTATATGCTCGCCGCCGATTCCTCGGCCTTAGCGCAAGCCTAGTGTCTGGCGCATTACTGTCGGGTTGCGGCGGTGGCGGGGGTGGTGGTTCCGCCGCTGCGGAGGGCGGCATCACGGTCGTGCCCGGCGCCGTTGCGGAGGCGCCACCGCCGGTCGTCGCTACGCCGGCGCCCGTCGCGGCGCATCCGCTGAACCTCGCACTGAACCTCGCTTATCTCGGCGCGGCCTTTTATGGCCACGCCGCGCAGGGCGCCGGGCTGACGGCGGATCTGACTGCAGGGATTGGGCAGGCCGGCATCGCGACCGGTGCGCGCTCCGCGCTGCTGAGCGATCCGGCGATCGCCGAGGTCGCGGCGGAACTGGCGACCGACAAAAGCGCGCAAGTCGCGGCGCTGCGCAACCAGATCGGCGCGCAAGCCGCGGCACAGCCTGCGATGGACCTGTCGGCGCAGCCCGGCGGCGCATTTTCGGTCGCGGCGCAGCGGGCGGGGATCGTGCCGGCGGGGTCGTCCTTCGATCCCTATGCCAATGACAATCAGTTCCTGCTGGGCGCCTTCCTGATCGAAGATATGGTGGCAGCCACCTATCGCGGCTTGCTGATGGCCGGCGGGGAGGACGCCTCTGCCTTGGTGACGGAAAGCCTCGCCGACGCGATCTACCATGGTGGCCTCGTCCGCACGTTGCTGGAGGATCGCGCGCGCAGCGACACCGCACTCGCCGCCACACTCGGCAAGGCGACCAGCTTCGCGATGCCCGACGGCAGCACGGCCGATGCGCAGGCGAACATCCTCGATTCCGAAGGACGTGTGATCCCCTTCACGCGCGAGGCGCCGCAGGTTCTCGATATGCTGTATCTGGCGGGCAGCGCGGGTGGTGGTTTCCTGCCCGCCGGCGCGAACGGCGTGTAA
- a CDS encoding ribonuclease: MAEWLYEDGIGECRAALVDDRGRIVRARVAIDGAGPQPGLVAPARLIERLLARLDSGNEVTLDRAPAGVTLGAAIRVEITRAAIPEAGRAKLPRGRVTDASAQPAPTLLETLEDAPVRQVRAHEADALEAAGWSELLEEAVLGDIAFDGGMLRLSPTPAMTLFDVDGDPPLDALAVRAAIAVAEAIERHDIGGSIGIDFPTLTGREPRQAVAAAIDAHLAQPFERTAVNGFGFLQIVRPRPRASLPELLRADPVGAAARASLRMIERTPPGAPNRFRLPAAVRERIIANPAWLAELARRTGRTPHFDAAG, encoded by the coding sequence GTGGCTGAATGGCTTTATGAGGACGGCATCGGCGAATGCCGTGCGGCGCTTGTCGATGATCGCGGACGGATCGTGCGAGCGCGTGTTGCGATCGACGGAGCGGGGCCGCAGCCGGGGCTGGTCGCGCCGGCGCGGCTGATCGAGCGACTGCTCGCACGGCTCGACAGCGGCAACGAAGTGACGCTCGATCGCGCGCCGGCAGGGGTGACGCTGGGCGCCGCGATCCGGGTGGAGATCACGCGCGCGGCGATCCCGGAGGCCGGGCGCGCCAAGCTGCCGCGCGGGCGAGTAACCGACGCTAGCGCACAACCGGCGCCGACGTTGCTGGAAACGCTTGAGGATGCGCCGGTGCGACAGGTGCGGGCGCATGAGGCGGATGCGCTGGAGGCGGCCGGCTGGTCCGAGCTGCTCGAGGAAGCCGTGCTTGGCGATATCGCGTTTGACGGCGGGATGCTGCGGCTGTCGCCGACGCCGGCGATGACCTTGTTCGACGTCGATGGCGATCCGCCGCTCGATGCGCTGGCGGTGCGCGCGGCGATCGCGGTGGCCGAGGCGATCGAGCGGCATGACATCGGCGGGTCGATCGGGATCGACTTTCCGACGCTCACCGGGCGCGAACCGCGTCAGGCGGTCGCCGCGGCGATCGACGCGCATCTCGCGCAGCCGTTCGAGCGCACGGCGGTGAATGGCTTCGGCTTCCTGCAGATCGTTAGGCCTCGACCGCGCGCTTCGCTGCCCGAGCTGTTACGTGCCGATCCGGTCGGCGCGGCGGCGCGTGCGTCGCTGCGGATGATCGAGCGGACGCCGCCGGGGGCGCCGAACCGGTTCCGGCTGCCGGCGGCGGTGCGCGAGCGGATCATCGCGAACCCGGCGTGGCTGGCGGAGCTGGCGCGCCGCACGGGGCGGACGCCGCATTTCGACGCGGCAGGGTAA
- a CDS encoding Maf family protein, protein MPSLILASASPRRLSLLAQIGVVPARVVAPDVDESVLKGERPRDYVMRVALAKAAAVPCGADEVVLAADTSIAVGGRILGKPEDEADFVRMLGLLSGRRHHCLSAVVVAGADGVVRTRLSDTMVAFKPLSSAEIAGYVASGEGWGKAGGYAIQGRAEAFVRRIDGSYSGVVGLPLFETRALLATAGVDCG, encoded by the coding sequence ATGCCCTCCCTCATCCTTGCTTCCGCTTCGCCGCGCCGGCTGTCGCTGCTGGCGCAGATCGGCGTCGTGCCGGCGCGCGTGGTCGCGCCCGATGTCGACGAGTCGGTGCTGAAGGGCGAGCGGCCGCGTGATTATGTGATGCGCGTGGCGCTGGCGAAAGCCGCTGCAGTGCCGTGCGGGGCGGACGAGGTGGTGCTTGCCGCCGATACCAGCATCGCGGTTGGCGGTCGGATCCTCGGCAAGCCAGAGGACGAGGCGGATTTTGTGCGGATGCTCGGGCTGTTGTCGGGGCGGCGACATCATTGCCTGTCGGCGGTGGTAGTGGCGGGTGCCGATGGCGTCGTGCGCACGCGATTGTCGGACACGATGGTGGCGTTCAAGCCGCTGAGTTCCGCTGAGATCGCGGGCTACGTCGCGAGCGGCGAAGGGTGGGGCAAAGCGGGCGGCTACGCGATCCAGGGGCGCGCCGAGGCGTTCGTGCGGCGCATCGACGGATCGTATTCAGGTGTCGTCGGGCTGCCGTTGTTTGAGACGCGCGCATTGCTCGCCACCGCCGGCGTGGATTGTGGCTGA
- the infA gene encoding translation initiation factor IF-1, with product MAKEELLEMRGQVVELLPNAMFRVRLENDHEILGHTAGKMRKNRIRVLVGDEVLVELTPYDLTKGRITYRFMPGRGGPGPQ from the coding sequence TTGGCGAAAGAAGAACTCCTCGAAATGCGCGGCCAAGTGGTCGAGCTTCTGCCCAATGCGATGTTCCGCGTGCGGCTTGAGAATGATCACGAAATTCTCGGTCATACCGCCGGCAAGATGCGCAAGAACCGCATCCGCGTGCTGGTCGGTGACGAGGTGCTCGTCGAGCTGACGCCGTACGATCTGACCAAGGGGCGGATCACGTACCGCTTCATGCCCGGCCGCGGCGGCCCCGGCCCGCAATAA
- a CDS encoding FAD-dependent monooxygenase, protein MDHADVLILGGGLVGSTLALALDKHGLTTIVVDPADPAVTLAPGFDGRASAVASASHRMLDAIGVAERLAGQGCGIKQIRVSDGLEPGALDFIPDPDDGTLGTMYENRALRRALADALAASDVDFRPLTRATTVERSASGVRATLSDGTTVAASLLVAAEGRNSPTRAAAGIATANWRYDHAAIIGAFHHERPHDDTAYEIFYPSGPFALLPLVDDAIGHRSAIVWTVSSAHAPGLLKLGDRGFLAEAEARMGGFLGALSDASPRASYPLGFHHAATITAERLALVGDAAHGIHPIAGQGLNLGFRDVAALVEVLVEGRRLGLEAGDAQLLARYQRWRSLDTMLVATATDTLTRLFGIPGRTASAVRRFGISAVNSIPPLKARFMAEARGESGALPRLLQGALV, encoded by the coding sequence ATGGATCACGCAGACGTACTCATCCTGGGGGGCGGGCTCGTTGGGTCGACGCTTGCCCTCGCGCTCGACAAGCATGGCCTCACCACGATCGTGGTCGATCCAGCCGACCCGGCGGTGACGCTGGCGCCGGGGTTCGACGGGCGCGCCTCGGCGGTGGCGAGTGCGAGCCATCGGATGCTCGATGCGATCGGCGTGGCCGAGCGGCTGGCCGGGCAGGGCTGCGGGATCAAGCAGATCCGGGTGAGCGACGGGCTCGAGCCGGGGGCGCTCGATTTCATCCCCGATCCCGACGATGGCACGCTCGGTACGATGTACGAAAATCGCGCGCTGCGCCGGGCGCTGGCCGATGCGCTGGCGGCGAGCGACGTCGACTTCCGGCCGCTGACCCGCGCGACGACGGTCGAGCGGTCAGCGAGCGGCGTGCGCGCTACGTTGAGCGACGGGACGACCGTTGCCGCATCGCTGCTGGTCGCCGCGGAAGGGCGCAATTCGCCAACTCGTGCGGCGGCGGGGATCGCGACCGCAAACTGGCGCTACGATCACGCCGCGATCATCGGCGCGTTCCACCATGAGCGGCCGCACGACGATACCGCGTACGAGATCTTCTATCCGTCGGGGCCGTTTGCGCTGCTGCCGCTGGTCGACGATGCGATCGGCCATCGCTCGGCGATCGTGTGGACGGTCTCGTCGGCGCATGCGCCGGGGCTGCTGAAGCTTGGCGATCGCGGCTTCCTGGCCGAGGCGGAGGCGCGGATGGGCGGCTTTCTGGGGGCGCTGAGCGACGCGAGCCCGCGCGCGAGCTATCCGCTCGGCTTCCACCATGCCGCGACGATCACGGCCGAGCGGCTGGCGCTGGTCGGCGATGCGGCGCACGGCATTCATCCGATCGCCGGGCAGGGGCTGAACCTGGGCTTCCGTGACGTTGCGGCGCTCGTGGAGGTGTTGGTCGAGGGGCGGCGGCTCGGGCTGGAGGCGGGGGATGCGCAATTGCTCGCGCGCTACCAGCGCTGGCGCAGCCTCGATACGATGCTGGTGGCGACCGCGACCGACACGCTGACACGGCTGTTCGGCATTCCGGGGCGGACGGCGAGCGCGGTGCGGCGGTTCGGGATCTCGGCCGTTAACTCAATCCCGCCGCTGAAGGCGCGCTTCATGGCCGAGGCCCGCGGCGAGAGCGGGGCGTTGCCGCGGCTGTTGCAGGGGGCGCTGGTCTAG